From Rutidosis leptorrhynchoides isolate AG116_Rl617_1_P2 chromosome 3, CSIRO_AGI_Rlap_v1, whole genome shotgun sequence, a single genomic window includes:
- the LOC139899342 gene encoding exosome complex component RRP4 homolog — MRGMELSLNQTQKVRLEKALESLDSGNSSTASVTVADIIPVNHEDGVLKGHGTTEHEGEVVATVCGVIERVNKLVYVRTLRARYKPEVGDIIVGRVIEVAPKRWRLEINFSQDAILMLSSMNLPDGIQRRRTAVDELNMRSIFEENDVICAEVRDFMRDGTLQLQARSQKYGKLEKGQMLTTSPYLVKRRKQHFHHLEQYGIDLILGCNGFIWVGEHVEVKDNMEEDEPGKLDLQNEKYKTSLSLEEQEQVYTPLETRQNICRIANAIRVLSTLGFSITIDVILEIVDLSSDKGIDIHEMLGAEFCVLVAEKEAERRSSTTRRKR; from the exons ATGAGAGGAATGGAGTTATCATTGAATCAAACACAAAAAGTAAGACTAGAAAAAGCACTCGAATCACTCGATTCTGGAAACAGTTCCACCGCTTCCGTCACCGTCGCCGATATCATTCCGGTTAATCATGAAGACGGCGTTCTCAA GGGTCATGGGACTACTGAGCATGAGGGAGAAGTTGTGGCAACTGTATGTGGAGTAATCGAACGAGTAAATAAATTGGTTTACGTTCGTACATTAAGAGCAAG GTATAAACCTGAAGTTGGTGATATTATAGTAGGCCGCGTTATCGAA GTTGCTCCAAAGAGGTGGAGGTTGGAGATTAATTTTAGCCAAGATGCTATATTGATGCTTTCTTCGATGAATTTGCCTGATGGCATCCAG AGACGGCGAACTGCGGTTGATGAGCTCAATATGCGTAGCATTTTTGAAGAGAATGATGTCATCTGT GCTGAGGTACGCGATTTTATGCGAGACGGGACACTACAACTGCAAGCAAGGAGCCAAAAATATGGAAAG TTAGAAAAGGGTCAAATGCTTACAACATCTCCATATTTAGTGAAGAGGCGCAAACAACACTTTCACCACCTAGAACAATACGGAATCGACTTGATACTTGGATGTAACGGGTTCATATGGGTCGGTGAGCATGTTGAAGTCAAAGATAATATGGAAGAAGACGAACCTGGTAAACTTGACCTGCAGAACGAAAAGTACAAAACGTCATTGAGTCTTGAAGAACAAGAACAAGTTTATACTCCCTTGGAAACTCGACAAAATATTTGCAGGATTGCAAATGCTATTAGGGTATTGTCGACATTGGGTTTCAGTATCACCATTGATGTGATTTTGGAAATTGTTGATTTAAGCTCCGATAAGGGTATTGATATACATGAGATGCTTGGTGCTGAGTTTTGTGTTTTGGTTGCTGAAAAAGAAGCTGAACGGAGAAGCTCGACTACTCGAAGGAAACGATAG
- the LOC139899343 gene encoding transcription termination factor MTERF4, chloroplastic — protein sequence MKIVGYNYIPKSSMLIVRHEMSTLTISNPQTAATSTFLNQKRINFIKNLQCSISSRSYTSRSVVSPTSKSDSARTSRKQGGSGSSSLYGRASLLEMKNERIANRARVYEFLKSIGIEPDELDGLELPVTVDVMKERVDFLHTLGLTVEDINNYPLVLGCSVKKNMIPVLDYLGKLGVKRSTLTDFLRRYPQVLHASVVVDLAPVVKYLEGMDIKPNDIPRVLEKYPEVLGYKLEGTMSTSVAYLVGIGVARREIGGVLTRYPEILGMRVGRVIKPFVEYLGSLGIPTLAVARLIEQRPHILGFGLEDKIKPNVKFLTEFGVRETSISSVIAQYPEILGLDLGSRLQKQQSFFNSVIDFNREDFGKVIEKMPQIVSLTNAPVVKHVDFLKACGFSLDQVKKMVIGCPQLLALNMDIMKLNFDYFQSKMGRDLDELVEFPAFFTYGLESTIRPRHRMVSKKGLKCSLAWLLNCSDAKFEQRMNYDTIDMEEMEDDSSFDMNTLMEPRNHESDSEYDDDSDEEYL from the coding sequence ATGAAGATCGTAGGCTATAATTACATTCCAAAATCAAGTATGTTAATTGTGCGTCACGAGATGTCCACTCTTACAATTTCAAATCCCCAAACAGCTGCCACATCAACTTTTTTGAATCAAAAGAGAATAAATTTTATCAAGAATTTGCAGTGTTCTATTTCCAGTAGATCATATACATCCCGTTCAGTAGTTTCGCCCACTTCAAAGTCAGACTCTGCACGTACGAGTCGAAAACAAGGAGGATCAGGATCCTCGTCTTTATATGGACGTGCTAGCTTATTAGAGATGAAAAACGAGAGAATCGCAAATCGAGCCCGTGTTTATGAATTTCTAAAAAGTATCGGTATTGAACCAGACGAGCTTGATGGTTTGGAGCTTCCAGTTACAGTTGACGTTATGAAAGAGCGTGTTGATTTTCTTCACACGTTAGGGTTAACAGTTGAAGACATAAATAATTATCCTCTTGTTCTTGGTTGTAGTGTCAAGAAAAACATGATCCCTGTTCTTGATTATTTGGGTAAATTGGGCGTTAAAAGATCTACATTAACCGATTTCTTAAGAAGATATCCACAAGTTCTTCATGCTAGTGTTGTTGTTGATCTTGCTCCGGTTGTTAAATATCTCGAGGGCATGGATATTAAACCAAACGACATCCCTCGAGTTCTTGAAAAGTATCCCGAGGTGTTGGGGTATAAACTCGAGGGTACAATGAGTACATCGGTGGCTTATTTGGTTGGAATTGGAGTTGCAAGACGAGAAATCGGTGGGGTTTTGACTAGATATCCAGAAATTTTAGGAATGAGAGTTGGGAGAGTGATTAAACCGTTCGTTGAATATCTCGGAAGTTTAGGAATCCCGACTTTAGCAGTTGCTCGATTGATCGAACAACGACCTCACATACTTGGGTTCGGATTAGAAGATAAAATCAAACCAAATGTAAAGTTTTTAACCGAATTTGGGGTCCGGGAAACATCTATTTCGTCTGTAATTGCACAATATCCTGAAATTTTAGGACTGGATCTTGGCTCAAGGCTACAAAAACaacaaagttttttcaactctGTTATCGATTTCAACCGTGAAGATTTCGGGAAAGTTATAGAGAAAATGCCGCAGATTGTaagtttgactaacgcacctgtgGTCAagcatgttgactttttaaaagctTGCGGATTCTCGTTGGATCAAGTGAAAAAGATGGTTATCGGTTGTCCACAATTACTTGCTTTGAATATGGATATAATGAAACTCAATTTCGATTATTTTCAAAGCAAGATGGGGCGGGATTTGGATGAGTTGGTCGAGTTTCCAGCATTTTTCACTTATGGTTTGGAGTCGACTATAAGACCAAGGCATCGGATGGTTTCAAAGAAGGGACTTAAATGTTCACTTGCATGGCTACTTAACTGCTCTGATGCGAAATTTGAGCAAAGGATGAATTATGACACGATAGATATGGAGGAGATGGAAGATGATTCATCGTTTGATATGAACACTTTGATGGAACCTAGAAATCATGAATCAGATTCTGAGtatgatgatgatagtgatgaaGAGTACTTGTAG
- the LOC139899345 gene encoding protein RESISTANCE TO PHYTOPHTHORA 1, chloroplastic — protein sequence MNTLLPTSNFFSINPSSSFVRLNPRIGGTSYFNVVSASSSSSSNELDAKTTVDDNESNQQELLNKSSVGTTSSSSADIEKDLKKVVQKTAATFAPRASTASKNPAVPGSTLYTVFEVQAYASMLVGGALSFNLIFPSNEPDLWRLMGMWSIWMFTIPSLRARDCSKNEKEALNYLFLLVPLLNVTIPFFLKSFALVWSADTVAFFAMYAWKLGWLQKNDQDSL from the exons ATGAATACTTTACTCCCAACATCCAATTTCTTTTCCATTAATCCTTCTTCTTCATTTGTTAGATTAAATCCCAGAATTGGAGGCACTAGTTACTTTAATGTTGttagtgcatcatcatcatcatcttcaaatgAGTTGGATGCAAAAACAACAGTTGATGATAATGAAAGCAATCAACAGGAACTACTAAACAAGAGTTCAGTTGGCACAACTTCATCTAGTAGTGCAGATATAGAGAAAGACCTTAAAAAG GTTGTCCAGAAAACAGCTGCAACGTTTGCACCCAGGGCGTCGACAGCTTCAAAGAACCCAGCGGTACCTGGGTCAACATTATACACCGTTTTTGAGGTTCAAGCGTACGCATCAATGTTGGTAGGTGGGGCCCTGTCTTTTAACCTTATATTCCCTTCAAATGAACCTGATTTATGGAGATTAATGGGGATGTGGTCAATTTGGATGTTCA CTATTCCTTCTCTTCGTGCACGAGATTGCTCAAAAAATGAGAAGGAAGCTCTCAACTATCTGTTTCTTCTTGTCCCATTGCTGAATGTTACCATCCCGTTTTTCTTGAAATCTTTTGCGCTCGTTTGGTCTGCAGATACTGTAGCCTTTTTTGCTATGTATGCATGGAAG CTTGGGTGGCTACAGAAAAATGATCAAGATTCGCTGTGA